Proteins from a genomic interval of Catenulispora sp. GP43:
- a CDS encoding ATP-dependent DNA ligase encodes MRLLDLATTSTAVAEASARTAKIALLADRLRTAGPEEIRVAVHYLSGELPQRQIGVGWATLRDLPAPATGATTGADAGAGGGELEVAEVDRILEEIGQTSGAGSQARRRDLLTALFARATAEEQAFLRRLLTGELRQGALDGVMADAVAKAAEVPAAEVRRAAMFGGDLAAAAQTALRDGVPGLRAVALVVGRPVQPMLAGTADDVPAALAKAAPAALEWKLDGIRVQIHRDGDRVQVFTRSLDDITDRLPEAVALARALPVASAVLDGEALALAADGRPRPFQETASRTGSRRDVGRMQEQIPLTVFLFDLLYLDGRDVTDLPSRERSDLLASIAPPAALAPRLVTDDPDAAQAFAQDALDRGHEGVVVKSLDAPYNAGRRGAAWLKVKPVHTLDLVVVAAEWGHGRRKGWLSNLHLAARDPDSGEFVMLGKTFKGMTDELLTWQTERLRALQTSADDWTVRVRPELVVEVAFDGVQRSSRYPGGVTLRFARVVRYREDKKAQDADTIDAVRAIGHA; translated from the coding sequence ATGCGCTTGCTCGATCTGGCCACCACGTCCACGGCGGTCGCCGAGGCCTCGGCCCGCACGGCCAAGATCGCCTTGCTGGCCGACCGGCTTCGGACGGCCGGGCCCGAGGAGATCCGGGTCGCCGTCCACTACCTGTCCGGGGAGCTGCCGCAGCGGCAGATCGGCGTCGGCTGGGCCACGTTGCGGGACCTGCCTGCGCCCGCGACCGGCGCCACAACCGGCGCCGACGCCGGGGCTGGCGGCGGCGAGCTGGAGGTGGCCGAGGTCGACCGGATCCTGGAGGAAATCGGCCAGACCTCCGGCGCCGGGTCGCAGGCCCGCCGCCGTGACCTGCTGACCGCGCTGTTCGCCCGAGCCACCGCCGAGGAACAGGCCTTCCTGCGCCGGCTCCTGACCGGCGAGCTGCGCCAGGGCGCGCTGGACGGTGTCATGGCCGACGCGGTCGCGAAGGCGGCCGAAGTACCGGCAGCCGAGGTGCGGCGGGCGGCGATGTTCGGCGGCGACCTGGCGGCGGCCGCGCAGACCGCGCTGCGCGACGGCGTCCCGGGGCTGCGCGCGGTCGCCCTGGTGGTCGGGCGTCCGGTCCAGCCGATGCTGGCCGGGACGGCCGACGACGTGCCCGCGGCGCTGGCGAAGGCGGCCCCGGCGGCTCTGGAGTGGAAGCTGGACGGAATCAGGGTCCAGATCCACCGCGACGGCGACCGCGTCCAGGTCTTCACCCGCAGCCTGGACGACATCACCGACCGGCTGCCGGAGGCGGTCGCGCTGGCCCGGGCGCTGCCGGTGGCCTCCGCGGTCCTGGACGGCGAGGCGCTGGCGCTGGCCGCCGACGGCCGGCCGCGGCCGTTCCAGGAGACCGCGAGCCGTACCGGCAGCCGCCGCGATGTCGGGCGGATGCAGGAGCAGATCCCGCTGACCGTGTTCCTGTTCGACCTGCTGTACCTCGACGGCCGCGACGTGACCGATCTGCCGTCCCGGGAGCGCTCCGACCTGCTGGCCTCGATCGCGCCGCCGGCCGCCCTGGCCCCGCGCCTGGTCACCGACGACCCCGACGCCGCGCAGGCGTTCGCGCAGGACGCCCTGGACCGCGGGCACGAAGGCGTGGTCGTGAAATCCCTCGACGCGCCCTACAACGCCGGCCGCCGCGGCGCGGCCTGGCTGAAGGTCAAGCCGGTCCACACCCTCGACCTGGTGGTCGTCGCCGCGGAGTGGGGCCACGGCCGGCGCAAAGGCTGGCTGAGCAATCTGCACCTGGCCGCGCGCGACCCGGACAGCGGCGAATTCGTCATGCTCGGCAAGACGTTCAAGGGCATGACCGACGAGCTGCTCACGTGGCAGACCGAGCGGCTGCGCGCTTTGCAGACGTCCGCCGACGACTGGACCGTGCGGGTGCGGCCCGAACTGGTCGTCGAGGTGGCTTTCGACGGTGTGCAGCGCAGTTCCCGCTACCCGGGAGGCGTGACCCTGCGGTTCGCGCGGGTGGTGCGGTATCGCGAGGACAAGAAGGCGCAGGACGCCGACACGATCGACGCGGTGCGGGCGATCGGGCACGCGTAG
- a CDS encoding ATP-binding protein, producing the protein MTRFVGRRRELAALHQVLSQVSAGDSAGPAGRCLVLRGRRRIGKSALVEEFAGGAGVPHVYYTAEIGIGEEPLAEFVRAVSASDLPDADVFGDATPGNWAAAFRQLAGILPADRPSVVVLDEVPYLMDEQGAFESVLQRAWDRELSRKPVLLLLIGSDLSMMEALTSYGRPFHQRGTELPIGPLNPADVSAMTGLADADAFDAALITGGLPVICARWRAGEDMWSFLTRELADPFSPLTASAQLSLAAEFPDQAQARAVLAAIGSGERTFTNIARTAGGIAHSTLTRATEVLTDKRVVAAELPVSLAPSKERRYRITDSYLRFWFRFLAPHLPEIDRMRSDLTLDRIRTGFPSWRGRAVEPLVRESLARLLPAAGLPAAPVVGGYWTRSNDVEIDIVGADRAPVARRLLFLGSVKWLDHTPFDGHDLIALQRHRDRVTTDPVPLLAVSRTGATAKGLDAVFGPADLLTPWQG; encoded by the coding sequence GTGACTCGTTTCGTCGGCAGAAGGCGCGAGCTGGCCGCGCTGCACCAGGTCCTCTCGCAGGTCAGTGCCGGTGACAGCGCGGGACCCGCGGGACGCTGCCTGGTCCTGCGCGGCCGCCGCCGGATCGGCAAGTCGGCGCTGGTCGAGGAGTTCGCCGGCGGCGCCGGGGTGCCGCACGTCTACTACACCGCGGAAATCGGCATCGGCGAGGAACCGCTGGCCGAGTTCGTCCGCGCCGTCAGCGCCTCCGACCTCCCGGACGCCGACGTCTTCGGCGACGCCACGCCCGGCAACTGGGCCGCCGCGTTCCGCCAGCTGGCCGGGATCCTGCCCGCCGACCGGCCGTCGGTGGTGGTGCTCGACGAGGTGCCGTACCTGATGGACGAACAGGGCGCCTTCGAGAGCGTGCTGCAGCGCGCGTGGGACCGCGAGCTGTCCCGCAAGCCGGTACTGCTCCTGCTCATCGGCTCGGACCTGTCGATGATGGAAGCCCTCACCTCCTACGGCCGCCCCTTCCACCAGCGCGGCACCGAACTGCCGATCGGCCCCCTGAACCCCGCCGACGTCTCCGCCATGACCGGCCTGGCCGACGCCGACGCCTTCGACGCCGCGCTGATAACCGGCGGCCTCCCGGTGATCTGCGCACGCTGGCGGGCGGGCGAGGACATGTGGTCGTTCCTCACCCGGGAGCTGGCCGACCCGTTCAGCCCGCTCACCGCCTCGGCCCAGCTGTCGCTGGCCGCCGAGTTCCCCGACCAGGCACAGGCCCGCGCCGTCCTCGCCGCGATCGGCTCCGGCGAGCGCACCTTCACGAACATCGCGCGCACCGCCGGCGGCATCGCGCACTCGACGCTGACCCGCGCCACCGAGGTCCTGACGGACAAGCGCGTGGTCGCCGCCGAACTACCGGTGTCGCTGGCCCCGTCGAAGGAACGCCGCTACCGCATCACCGACTCCTATCTGCGCTTCTGGTTCCGCTTCCTCGCGCCCCACCTGCCCGAGATCGACCGCATGCGCTCGGATCTGACCCTCGACCGCATCCGCACCGGCTTTCCCAGCTGGCGCGGCCGAGCCGTGGAACCGCTGGTCCGCGAGAGCCTGGCCCGCCTGCTGCCCGCCGCCGGACTACCCGCGGCCCCGGTCGTCGGCGGCTACTGGACCCGCAGCAACGACGTCGAGATCGACATCGTCGGCGCCGACCGCGCCCCCGTCGCCCGCCGCCTGCTGTTCCTCGGCTCGGTCAAGTGGCTGGACCACACGCCCTTCGACGGGCACGATCTCATCGCGCTGCAACGGCACCGCGACCGCGTCACCACCGATCCGGTGCCGCTGCTCGCGGTGTCGCGGACCGGCGCGACAGCCAAGGGACTCGACGCCGTGTTCGGTCCGGCGGATCTGCTGACGCCTTGGCAGGGGTGA
- a CDS encoding nuclear transport factor 2 family protein, producing the protein MTTITATSPTQQLVLRYFAALADGDQAAIRDCWAADGSVWYGGDLPISGTWQGRDQVIDGFLATAFAHLDPEREIGLKVTNVFGEGEQVLVEWDSWATGKTGRPYHEKNIGVFVVRDGKIVAMREYADTQHWERALVAA; encoded by the coding sequence ATGACCACGATCACCGCCACCTCCCCCACCCAGCAGCTCGTCCTCCGTTACTTCGCCGCCCTCGCCGACGGCGACCAGGCGGCGATCCGCGACTGCTGGGCCGCGGACGGCTCCGTCTGGTACGGCGGCGACCTGCCGATATCGGGGACCTGGCAGGGCCGCGACCAGGTCATCGACGGCTTCCTGGCGACCGCCTTCGCGCACCTGGACCCCGAGCGGGAGATCGGGCTGAAGGTCACCAACGTCTTCGGCGAGGGCGAGCAGGTGCTGGTCGAGTGGGACTCGTGGGCGACCGGGAAGACCGGCCGGCCGTACCACGAGAAGAACATCGGCGTGTTCGTCGTCCGCGACGGCAAGATCGTGGCGATGCGGGAGTACGCCGACACGCAGCACTGGGAACGTGCGCTGGTCGCGGCCTGA
- a CDS encoding peptidase inhibitor family I36 protein, with product MAGTAQAASSGARWSEKPALVQASGFNVAWTGKALTVEDGRVHASTSQDTRGYGQDVLPAHALAQPANEVAVTLTAARPAGSQALVDVRGLGLNGKWTQWVPAAATGSTSLAESVTKVQARITLRDAANGAAPTVSNLVLNADSGAAPAVAPRLAPASVSYQVYATREGLVGGTTANGHVIQPNDHFVALPSGSALSPDGSGDYSVQVCGPSTCETAPVWDIGPWNTHDDYWDANRAEFTDLPQGEPEAQAAYQSGYNGGHDEFGRTVANPAGIDLADGTFYNIGLNDNGWVTVTYLWTGGGGGSGPSVTGIGQCSTSSNADCSSPAAGNGSDCHSGHFCIYTGANYSGTVFSFYHCKYNGGDWALQNWLSAGSYINDNSGGTDAYTKDQNHNVITASAPGSRNANYNFDPVYYVQAC from the coding sequence ATGGCTGGTACGGCGCAGGCCGCGTCGAGCGGTGCCCGATGGAGCGAGAAGCCGGCGCTGGTGCAGGCGTCCGGCTTCAATGTCGCGTGGACGGGCAAGGCGCTCACGGTCGAGGACGGCCGGGTTCATGCCTCGACGTCCCAGGACACGCGGGGCTACGGGCAGGACGTGTTGCCCGCGCACGCTTTGGCCCAGCCGGCGAACGAGGTGGCCGTGACGCTGACCGCCGCCCGGCCGGCCGGGTCGCAGGCGCTGGTCGATGTCCGGGGTCTCGGGCTCAATGGGAAGTGGACGCAGTGGGTGCCCGCGGCGGCCACCGGTTCGACATCGCTGGCGGAGTCGGTCACGAAGGTCCAGGCGCGGATCACCTTGCGGGACGCCGCGAACGGCGCCGCTCCGACCGTCAGCAACCTGGTCCTGAACGCCGACAGCGGTGCGGCTCCCGCCGTCGCCCCCCGGCTGGCTCCCGCGTCCGTGTCCTACCAGGTGTACGCCACGCGCGAGGGCCTGGTCGGCGGGACCACCGCGAACGGCCACGTCATCCAACCCAATGACCACTTCGTGGCGCTGCCTTCGGGATCGGCGCTGTCGCCCGACGGCAGCGGCGACTACTCGGTCCAGGTCTGCGGTCCCAGCACGTGTGAGACGGCGCCGGTGTGGGACATCGGTCCGTGGAACACACACGACGACTACTGGGACGCCAACCGTGCCGAGTTCACGGATCTGCCGCAGGGCGAGCCGGAAGCACAGGCCGCGTATCAGAGCGGGTACAACGGCGGCCACGACGAGTTCGGCAGGACCGTCGCCAATCCGGCCGGTATCGACCTCGCCGACGGCACGTTCTACAACATCGGCCTGAACGACAACGGCTGGGTGACCGTCACGTACCTGTGGACCGGGGGCGGTGGCGGCAGCGGGCCGTCGGTCACCGGCATCGGGCAGTGCTCCACGTCGTCGAACGCCGACTGCTCGAGCCCCGCGGCCGGCAACGGCTCGGACTGCCACAGCGGGCACTTCTGCATCTACACCGGCGCCAACTACAGCGGGACGGTGTTCTCGTTCTACCACTGCAAGTACAACGGCGGTGACTGGGCGCTCCAGAACTGGCTTTCAGCAGGGTCCTACATCAACGACAACTCGGGCGGGACGGACGCCTACACCAAGGACCAGAACCACAACGTCATCACGGCATCCGCTCCCGGGAGCAGGAACGCGAACTACAACTTCGATCCGGTCTACTACGTCCAGGCGTGCTGA
- a CDS encoding LuxR C-terminal-related transcriptional regulator — MLEAFGVSPAAEKLYLYLLREPDLRVEAISAALGWAEGDVRTALDELSGLALLRTSPAHPRTLRPVAPDVGLESLLARLQAELVARQHQLESGRAAVAMLTAEYAELHPRGERTVTEELIGVDEVRLRLKTLTAQAQNELLALVPDPVQRPDTLAASKPLDAALLERGVTMRTVYLNSIRNDPASIAYTDWLAGIGGRIRTAPTVPLRLIIVDRATALVPIDPRDSSAGATVLTGAGAVSAMCALFEQIWNAARPLGLPSPRGAQGLGPEEREILRMLANGETDEHIARRLGVSTRTVGRKASELMRRLGTRSRFQMGVRASELGWLGPPPEACRGEGLLGSACL; from the coding sequence ATGCTGGAAGCCTTCGGGGTCTCGCCAGCGGCAGAGAAGCTCTACCTGTATCTGTTGCGCGAGCCGGATCTCCGTGTCGAGGCCATCAGCGCGGCGCTGGGCTGGGCCGAGGGTGACGTGCGCACCGCCCTCGACGAGCTGTCCGGCCTGGCATTGCTCCGGACCTCGCCGGCGCATCCGCGGACATTGCGTCCGGTGGCCCCTGACGTCGGACTGGAATCGCTCCTGGCCCGGCTTCAGGCCGAGTTGGTGGCCCGTCAGCATCAGTTGGAGAGCGGCCGCGCCGCCGTTGCCATGCTCACCGCCGAATACGCGGAGCTGCATCCCCGCGGCGAGCGCACCGTCACCGAAGAGCTGATCGGGGTCGACGAGGTGCGGCTCCGTCTGAAGACGCTGACCGCGCAGGCCCAGAACGAACTGCTCGCCCTCGTCCCGGACCCAGTCCAGCGCCCCGACACACTGGCGGCCAGCAAGCCCCTCGACGCGGCGCTGCTGGAGCGCGGCGTCACCATGCGCACGGTCTACCTGAACAGCATCCGCAACGACCCGGCGAGCATCGCCTACACCGACTGGCTCGCCGGCATCGGCGGCCGGATCCGCACAGCGCCCACCGTCCCCCTGCGCCTGATCATCGTCGACCGTGCCACCGCGCTGGTCCCCATCGACCCCCGGGACAGCTCGGCCGGCGCCACCGTCCTGACCGGAGCCGGCGCGGTCTCGGCGATGTGCGCGCTCTTCGAGCAGATCTGGAACGCCGCCCGCCCGCTGGGCCTGCCCAGCCCGCGGGGCGCCCAGGGCCTGGGCCCCGAGGAGCGAGAGATCCTGCGGATGCTGGCCAACGGCGAGACCGACGAGCACATCGCGCGCCGCCTGGGGGTGTCCACGCGGACGGTCGGGCGCAAGGCCTCGGAGCTCATGCGGCGGCTCGGGACGCGGAGCCGTTTCCAGATGGGGGTGCGTGCGAGTGAGCTCGGGTGGCTCGGGCCGCCGCCGGAGGCCTGTCGCGGGGAAGGGCTCCTTGGCAGCGCCTGCCTATGA
- a CDS encoding aldo/keto reductase: MEYRRLGDSGLVVPALSFGAGTFGGKGALFSAWGDTDAREARRLIDISLDAGVTLFDTADVYSDGASEEVLGAAVKGRRDQVLLSTKAGLPTGDGPQDAGTSRSRLVKATEDALRRLGTDYIDLFQLHAFDARTPVEETVSALDDLVRAGKIRYVGASNFSGWQLMKSLAAADRLHAPRYVAHQVYYSLVGRDYEWELMPLAADQGVGALVWSPLGWGRLTGRIRRGQPLPAGSRLHQTAEFGPPVDDERLFAVVDVLDEIAAETGAAVPQVAINWLLRRPTVSSVIIGARNEEQLRQNLGAVGWELTADQVARLDAASGKEAPYPYFPYERQEAFARLNPPLVPAR, encoded by the coding sequence ATGGAATACCGACGGCTGGGTGACTCGGGGCTCGTCGTCCCCGCCCTGAGCTTCGGCGCGGGCACGTTCGGCGGCAAGGGAGCGCTGTTCAGCGCATGGGGCGACACGGACGCCCGGGAGGCGCGGCGGCTGATCGACATCAGCCTCGACGCGGGGGTGACGCTGTTCGACACCGCGGACGTGTACTCCGACGGGGCGTCGGAGGAAGTACTCGGCGCGGCGGTCAAGGGGCGGCGCGACCAGGTGCTCCTGTCGACCAAAGCCGGCCTGCCGACCGGCGACGGGCCGCAGGACGCGGGGACGTCCCGGTCGCGGCTGGTGAAGGCGACCGAGGACGCGTTGCGGCGGCTGGGGACCGACTACATCGATCTGTTCCAGCTGCACGCCTTCGACGCGCGCACGCCGGTCGAGGAGACCGTGTCAGCCCTCGACGATCTGGTGCGCGCGGGCAAGATCCGCTATGTCGGCGCGTCGAACTTCTCCGGCTGGCAGCTGATGAAGTCGCTGGCCGCCGCCGACCGCCTGCACGCTCCGCGCTATGTGGCGCACCAGGTCTACTACTCCCTCGTCGGCCGCGACTACGAGTGGGAGCTGATGCCGCTGGCCGCCGACCAGGGCGTCGGCGCGCTGGTATGGAGTCCGCTCGGCTGGGGCCGGCTCACCGGGCGGATCAGGCGCGGACAGCCGCTTCCGGCGGGGAGCCGGCTGCACCAGACGGCGGAATTCGGGCCGCCGGTCGATGACGAGCGGTTGTTCGCGGTCGTGGACGTGCTGGACGAGATCGCGGCGGAGACCGGGGCGGCCGTGCCGCAGGTCGCCATCAACTGGCTGCTGCGGCGGCCGACGGTCTCGTCGGTCATCATCGGGGCCCGCAACGAGGAGCAGCTCCGGCAGAACCTCGGGGCCGTCGGCTGGGAGTTGACGGCGGACCAGGTCGCGCGGCTCGACGCGGCGAGCGGAAAGGAGGCGCCGTATCCGTACTTCCCTTATGAGCGGCAGGAGGCCTTCGCGCGGTTGAATCCGCCGCTTGTCCCTGCACGGTAG
- a CDS encoding heavy metal-binding domain-containing protein, with translation MAQQNGPISQQQQPLPESARGRLAQSQQGRPCFTSDLSVNEFVLATQAGFTPVGLVMGTSIYHIGIQPTRWNTSQELSVLTQAMYTARELAMARMEAEADMLGADGIIGVEVRARRYAFSAEIMEFVAVGTAVKAENSNMPLRTPAGRPFTSHLSGQDFWTLWQHGWVPRALVLGTCVYHVAHLTFRQALQASGQNTELGTYTQAVYDAREIAMSRMQYEGNQVGADGIVGVTVHENDWVWGEHAIEFFAMGTAVSKLHQDVSPVSPQMTMPLSG, from the coding sequence ATGGCACAGCAGAATGGACCGATATCCCAGCAGCAACAGCCCCTGCCGGAATCGGCGAGGGGGCGGCTCGCGCAGTCGCAGCAGGGGCGCCCCTGCTTCACCTCCGACCTGTCGGTGAATGAGTTCGTGCTGGCGACGCAGGCGGGCTTCACGCCTGTCGGGCTGGTGATGGGGACGAGCATTTACCACATCGGTATTCAGCCCACGCGGTGGAACACCAGTCAGGAGCTGTCCGTCCTGACGCAGGCGATGTACACCGCGCGGGAGTTGGCGATGGCGCGTATGGAGGCTGAGGCCGACATGCTCGGTGCCGACGGGATCATCGGGGTGGAGGTGCGGGCGCGGCGGTATGCGTTCTCGGCCGAGATCATGGAGTTCGTCGCGGTGGGGACTGCGGTGAAGGCCGAGAACAGCAACATGCCGTTGCGGACGCCTGCGGGGCGGCCGTTCACCTCGCACCTGTCGGGGCAGGACTTCTGGACTTTGTGGCAGCACGGCTGGGTGCCGCGGGCGCTGGTGCTGGGGACCTGTGTCTACCACGTCGCGCACCTCACCTTCCGGCAGGCGCTCCAGGCCTCGGGCCAGAACACGGAGCTGGGCACCTACACGCAAGCGGTCTACGACGCGCGCGAGATCGCCATGAGCCGCATGCAGTACGAGGGCAACCAGGTCGGCGCGGACGGCATCGTCGGCGTCACGGTGCACGAGAACGACTGGGTGTGGGGCGAGCACGCCATCGAGTTCTTCGCGATGGGTACCGCGGTCAGCAAGCTGCATCAGGACGTCTCGCCGGTGTCGCCGCAGATGACGATGCCGCTGTCAGGCTGA
- a CDS encoding YDG/SRA domain-containing protein produces the protein MARTFGHVPGYPEGTTFNNRHAAHEAGVHRQTQAGITGTPLEGAESIVLNGGYKDDEDYWDTIVYTGHGGQDARGNQVDDQSFDDPGNGALVRSALERQLVRVLRGPEGDRDHSPPSGYRYDGLYSVERYWMQDGLDNFKVCRFLMVKVLEDENGRPYLSHSPGDEGLDAEDEAGPAPRVPNTGSRVARKSSVIDQVKSWHKNQCQICGKTLKVAGGASYSQGAHIRGLGKPHYGPDATSNVLCLCPNDHVLFDNGARYLTDDFQIIDAIDGHTVGVLRQHRSHKIDSNHVRYHRSLWVA, from the coding sequence ATGGCACGAACGTTTGGGCATGTTCCGGGCTACCCAGAGGGAACAACCTTCAATAACCGTCATGCCGCACATGAGGCAGGCGTTCATAGGCAGACACAGGCCGGCATCACGGGAACCCCGCTTGAAGGCGCTGAATCCATCGTCTTGAACGGCGGCTACAAAGACGATGAGGACTACTGGGACACGATCGTCTACACCGGTCACGGAGGGCAAGACGCTCGCGGGAACCAAGTCGACGATCAGTCATTCGACGATCCGGGCAACGGGGCGCTGGTGCGCAGCGCCCTCGAACGACAGCTCGTGCGAGTCCTCCGTGGACCCGAGGGCGACAGGGATCATTCCCCTCCCTCCGGTTACCGCTACGACGGTCTGTACTCGGTCGAGCGGTACTGGATGCAGGACGGGCTAGACAACTTCAAGGTCTGTCGTTTCCTCATGGTCAAGGTCCTCGAGGACGAGAACGGCCGACCCTACCTCAGCCACTCGCCAGGTGACGAAGGCCTCGACGCTGAAGATGAAGCCGGCCCCGCACCCCGGGTACCGAATACGGGTAGCCGCGTCGCTCGCAAGAGTTCGGTCATAGACCAGGTCAAGTCATGGCATAAGAACCAGTGCCAGATCTGTGGCAAGACGCTCAAGGTTGCCGGCGGCGCGTCGTACAGCCAAGGGGCACACATTCGTGGTCTAGGCAAGCCGCACTACGGCCCAGACGCTACGAGCAACGTCTTGTGCCTCTGCCCGAACGATCATGTCCTCTTCGACAACGGTGCCCGTTACCTCACGGATGACTTCCAGATCATCGACGCGATCGATGGCCACACGGTTGGTGTGCTCCGCCAGCATCGGAGTCACAAGATCGACAGTAACCATGTGCGATATCACCGTAGTTTGTGGGTTGCCTGA